A window from uncultured Desulfobacter sp. encodes these proteins:
- the rsmB gene encoding 16S rRNA (cytosine(967)-C(5))-methyltransferase RsmB, with the protein MNKTNDPRYIAFTLIEAGQKTTLPLDRAVEDATQHLERLSQKDKGLCHAIVFGVFRHRGRIDQLIGHCSKLPFDRIDAKVKTILRIGVFQLVFLDRVPDFAAINTSIELAKPICGKKASGFINAVLRNVSRSYKEIALPCAQKDLPEHLTAAFSIPAWLGKRWVEKYGQEKTLALAETLMQLPPLTLRVNPHKITRDALMADFEQAGINAQPTRFSPLGLQLRTSGIAIPDLPGFNDGLFQIQDEAAQLAVQLLAPKPGETILDACAGLGTKTCHIALEMENKGKITANDTGQSKAERLNNEAGRLNIDIIDTTHVDMSRAGINDFSSYFDRVLVDAPCTGLGVLARNPDSRWKRRSKDIMRMAALQKKILNGSANVVAPGGVLVYAVCSCEPEETTQVIERFLDKRKDFTPDTLGFEKHLPFFCESGDDTFNKTTFPDHLDMDGFFMARMRRK; encoded by the coding sequence ATGAACAAGACCAATGATCCGCGCTATATCGCCTTTACCCTGATTGAGGCAGGTCAAAAAACAACCTTGCCCCTTGATCGTGCCGTTGAAGATGCGACACAGCATCTTGAACGATTGAGTCAAAAGGACAAAGGGCTGTGCCATGCCATTGTATTCGGGGTGTTCAGACACCGGGGCCGCATTGACCAATTAATCGGCCATTGTTCTAAACTTCCCTTTGACCGCATTGATGCCAAGGTTAAAACCATCTTGCGCATTGGGGTGTTCCAGCTTGTTTTTCTGGACAGGGTCCCGGATTTTGCAGCCATCAACACCAGTATTGAACTTGCAAAACCCATTTGCGGCAAAAAAGCATCGGGCTTTATCAATGCGGTTTTGCGCAATGTATCCCGATCCTACAAAGAGATCGCCCTGCCCTGCGCCCAAAAAGATTTACCTGAGCACCTGACGGCGGCCTTTTCCATACCCGCCTGGCTTGGAAAACGCTGGGTGGAAAAATATGGACAAGAAAAGACATTGGCACTTGCCGAAACGCTGATGCAGTTACCCCCGCTCACTCTCCGGGTCAATCCACACAAAATCACCAGGGATGCGTTGATGGCTGATTTTGAACAGGCCGGAATTAATGCCCAACCAACCCGATTCAGTCCATTGGGACTTCAGCTCCGGACATCGGGTATTGCCATTCCGGATTTGCCCGGGTTTAACGACGGGCTCTTCCAGATCCAGGATGAAGCGGCTCAGTTGGCCGTTCAGCTTTTAGCTCCAAAACCCGGGGAAACGATTCTGGATGCCTGTGCCGGCCTTGGCACAAAAACCTGCCACATAGCCCTTGAAATGGAAAACAAAGGCAAGATCACCGCCAATGATACCGGCCAAAGTAAAGCCGAAAGGCTGAACAATGAAGCGGGGCGCTTAAACATTGATATTATTGATACCACCCATGTGGACATGTCCCGGGCCGGGATCAATGATTTTTCATCCTATTTTGACCGGGTGCTTGTGGATGCGCCATGCACGGGCCTTGGTGTTCTTGCCAGAAATCCGGACAGCCGGTGGAAGCGAAGATCAAAGGATATCATGCGCATGGCCGCCCTGCAGAAAAAAATCCTGAACGGTTCTGCCAACGTGGTGGCCCCTGGGGGCGTGCTTGTATATGCGGTCTGCTCCTGCGAACCCGAAGAGACCACCCAGGTGATAGAGCGTTTTTTAGACAAAAGAAAAGATTTTACCCCGGATACTTTGGGATTTGAAAAGCATCTGCCTTTTTTCTGCGAGTCCGGGGATGATACATTTAATAAAACAACCTTTCCTGACCATCTCGACATGGACGGATTTTTCATGGCCAGGATGAGAAGAAAATAA
- the rpe gene encoding ribulose-phosphate 3-epimerase → MTLIAPSILSADFTRLGEEIKAVEKAGADWIHIDVMDGQFVPNISYGPIIVDACKKVTDLVLDVHLMIETPDARIPDFAKAGADYISVHAEACPHLHRSLQLIKSLGVKAGVALNPATPLSSLEYILDMLDFVLIMSVNPGFGGQKFIDSSLNKITALSKMLADAGSNAIIQVDGGVNNDTMEDVTRAGARCFVAGSAIFNTPDYKTTIDELRKRSEKGKK, encoded by the coding sequence ATGACACTAATCGCCCCCTCCATTCTGTCTGCGGATTTCACCCGGCTGGGAGAAGAGATCAAAGCGGTTGAAAAGGCCGGTGCAGACTGGATTCACATTGATGTTATGGACGGCCAGTTTGTGCCCAACATTTCCTACGGTCCGATTATTGTGGATGCCTGCAAGAAAGTGACGGATCTGGTGCTGGACGTCCACCTGATGATTGAAACCCCGGACGCCCGGATTCCGGATTTCGCCAAAGCCGGGGCTGACTACATCAGCGTCCATGCCGAAGCATGCCCCCATCTGCACCGAAGCCTGCAGCTGATAAAAAGCCTGGGCGTAAAGGCCGGGGTTGCCCTGAATCCGGCCACGCCGCTGTCATCCCTTGAATATATCCTTGATATGCTGGATTTTGTTCTGATCATGAGCGTCAACCCCGGCTTCGGCGGGCAGAAATTCATTGATTCCAGCTTAAACAAAATAACCGCGCTCTCTAAAATGCTGGCCGATGCAGGATCAAACGCCATCATCCAGGTGGACGGCGGCGTAAACAACGATACCATGGAGGACGTTACAAGGGCCGGTGCCCGCTGTTTTGTGGCCGGCTCCGCCATTTTCAATACCCCTGACTATAAAACAACCATCGACGAACTTCGCAAGCGTTCCGAAAAAGGCAAGAAATGA
- a CDS encoding ACT domain-containing protein: MNKMIISVLAQDRPGIIASVTSDLCDLGCNLENVNQMILQNQFAGFFVVQAPEGVSAETISHELISKEEDKGLTIHVRSLEDDTQTPVADKEIFLITTSGPDQKGLVAQLSGVISSFGANIVNMKAVFMGGSNPNENVMSYQVPVTKEIDAPALFAALKAKAKELNLDIRIQHKNIFDVTNKI; this comes from the coding sequence ATGAACAAAATGATCATATCCGTCCTGGCCCAGGACCGGCCGGGCATTATCGCCAGTGTCACCTCGGACCTGTGTGACCTTGGGTGTAATCTTGAAAACGTGAATCAAATGATCCTGCAAAACCAGTTTGCCGGTTTTTTTGTGGTCCAGGCCCCGGAAGGCGTATCTGCCGAAACCATCAGCCATGAACTGATCTCAAAAGAAGAAGACAAGGGATTGACCATCCACGTCAGGTCCCTTGAAGACGACACCCAGACCCCTGTGGCGGACAAGGAAATTTTTCTGATCACCACCTCCGGCCCGGACCAGAAAGGCCTTGTGGCCCAATTGTCAGGTGTAATTTCAAGTTTCGGAGCAAATATTGTCAACATGAAGGCCGTGTTCATGGGCGGTTCCAATCCCAATGAAAATGTCATGTCCTACCAGGTGCCGGTGACAAAAGAGATTGATGCACCGGCCCTGTTTGCCGCCCTTAAGGCAAAAGCAAAGGAGCTGAACCTGGACATCCGCATCCAGCACAAAAATATTTTTGATGTGACCAATAAAATATGA
- a CDS encoding PFL family protein: MFEDQEIISTIEMVKNENLDVRAVTLGISLFDCISHDLNVFKKNIRKKIIGHAAKLVETCDQVGEKYGIKVVNKRISISPIALVGASFSSEQMVEIAHELNDIAKTVNIDFIGGFSALVEKGIAKGDQALIDAIPQALAETQRICASVNVATTKAGINMDAVLAMSRAIKKAAALTADQDGLACAKLCVFSNIPQDMPFMAGAYLGVGQADAVINVGVSGPGVVKRAIERNLSQQRLSLGRIAEIIKRTACKVTRVGELIGREVADILNIRFGVVDLSLAPTPTVGDSVGEIFQALGLSHIGVPGSTAALAMLNDAVKKGGAFASSHVGGLSGAFIPVSEDLNIAEAAQKGFLTVEKLEAMTCVCSVGLDMVAVPGDITEQVLAGIIADEMAIGMINAKTTATRIIPVPGKKAGDFVNFGGLLGKASIMNVPHLDLEDSFVEYGGHIPAPIHSLKN, encoded by the coding sequence GTGTTTGAAGATCAGGAAATTATCTCCACCATAGAGATGGTAAAAAATGAAAACCTGGATGTGAGAGCAGTGACCTTAGGCATCAGCCTGTTTGACTGTATCTCCCATGACCTAAATGTTTTCAAGAAAAATATACGCAAAAAAATCATAGGACATGCAGCAAAGCTTGTGGAGACCTGTGACCAGGTAGGTGAAAAATACGGCATCAAGGTGGTCAACAAGCGCATTTCCATCTCTCCCATTGCCTTGGTGGGGGCCTCTTTTTCATCCGAACAGATGGTGGAGATCGCCCACGAGCTCAATGATATAGCCAAAACCGTGAATATTGATTTTATCGGCGGGTTTTCAGCCCTGGTGGAAAAAGGCATTGCCAAAGGGGACCAGGCACTAATTGACGCGATCCCCCAGGCGCTGGCCGAGACCCAGCGGATCTGTGCTTCCGTAAATGTAGCCACCACCAAGGCCGGTATTAACATGGATGCCGTACTTGCCATGTCCAGGGCCATTAAAAAGGCGGCAGCACTTACGGCGGACCAGGACGGCTTGGCCTGCGCCAAGCTGTGCGTGTTTTCAAATATTCCCCAGGACATGCCGTTTATGGCAGGTGCCTATCTTGGGGTGGGCCAGGCAGATGCCGTGATCAATGTCGGGGTATCCGGTCCCGGCGTGGTTAAACGCGCCATTGAAAGGAATTTATCCCAACAGCGCTTGTCCCTTGGCCGCATTGCCGAAATTATCAAACGCACCGCCTGCAAGGTCACCCGGGTGGGCGAACTCATCGGCAGGGAGGTGGCGGACATCCTCAATATCCGATTCGGCGTGGTGGATCTCTCCCTTGCCCCGACCCCCACCGTGGGTGATAGTGTCGGCGAAATATTCCAGGCATTGGGCCTTTCCCACATTGGTGTCCCCGGCTCCACTGCGGCTTTGGCCATGCTCAATGATGCGGTAAAAAAGGGTGGGGCCTTTGCATCTTCTCATGTGGGCGGTCTGTCTGGAGCATTTATCCCGGTCAGTGAAGATCTCAACATTGCCGAAGCCGCACAAAAAGGATTTCTCACCGTGGAAAAACTGGAGGCCATGACCTGTGTCTGCTCCGTGGGACTGGATATGGTGGCCGTGCCCGGTGATATCACCGAGCAGGTTTTAGCCGGGATTATTGCCGATGAAATGGCCATCGGTATGATCAATGCCAAAACAACGGCCACCCGCATAATTCCGGTGCCTGGTAAAAAAGCGGGGGATTTTGTTAATTTCGGCGGTCTTTTGGGCAAGGCAAGTATCATGAATGTGCCCCACCTTGATCTTGAAGATAGTTTTGTGGAGTATGGGGGGCATATTCCAGCCCCAATCCACAGCCTAAAAAATTAG
- a CDS encoding MFS transporter — translation MSSLRAQGQSPQGQMIDYKIVLVLSLVHFTGDFYSSFFTPLLPAFQAKLGLTLTQIGLITGTVRFLSFVVQPAVGYMADRYETRWFVLTGLFLVFFVIPFSGIAPNYWILLIILCLGSFGSSMFHPSTSGMVNLYAGNRAGFAQSIFNTGGTLSFALGPVFITWYVSRFGLSAMPWTMLLGLVSYIFCLKYMPRPVSENMAGLGFINSLKQTFGKVYKAVFLIWLVMVLRAVVGQTFLTFMPIYLTHHGHPLPSVGVIIALFTIAGTLSGLTAGYCADRFGFKPVFFISYLLMAPTLLMFLYMPGLGAYASSFLAGFFVLAPMPLGVVMAQKLAPGSRAMAASLMMGLAYGLGGVISPGVGWLADIFGLTIVLKCTAFIPLVCLLPIAMFPKIK, via the coding sequence ATGAGTAGTTTACGAGCCCAGGGGCAGTCTCCCCAGGGACAGATGATTGATTATAAAATTGTCCTGGTGTTAAGCCTGGTTCATTTTACCGGAGATTTTTACTCCTCCTTTTTTACCCCTTTGCTGCCGGCATTCCAGGCGAAACTGGGTCTTACTCTGACCCAGATAGGTCTGATTACCGGCACTGTTCGGTTTTTATCCTTTGTGGTGCAGCCGGCGGTAGGGTATATGGCCGACCGTTACGAAACCCGGTGGTTCGTACTCACCGGACTGTTTCTGGTCTTTTTTGTCATTCCCTTTTCCGGCATTGCGCCCAATTACTGGATCTTGCTGATCATTTTATGCCTGGGCTCTTTTGGGTCCTCCATGTTTCACCCCTCCACATCGGGGATGGTGAATCTGTATGCCGGTAACCGGGCAGGCTTTGCCCAGTCCATTTTCAACACCGGCGGGACTTTGTCCTTTGCTTTAGGTCCGGTCTTCATCACCTGGTATGTCAGCCGGTTCGGCCTGTCCGCCATGCCCTGGACCATGCTGCTGGGCCTTGTCTCGTATATCTTCTGCCTGAAATATATGCCCAGACCCGTATCCGAGAATATGGCGGGACTTGGATTTATCAACAGCTTGAAGCAGACCTTTGGCAAAGTATACAAGGCGGTGTTTTTAATCTGGCTGGTGATGGTGCTGCGGGCGGTTGTGGGCCAGACCTTTTTAACCTTCATGCCCATATATCTAACCCACCATGGCCATCCGTTGCCCTCCGTGGGCGTTATTATTGCGCTGTTTACCATTGCAGGAACCCTGTCCGGACTGACGGCCGGGTATTGCGCAGACCGGTTCGGGTTCAAACCGGTGTTTTTTATCTCATACCTGCTTATGGCACCGACCCTTTTGATGTTTTTGTACATGCCTGGATTAGGCGCCTACGCAAGCTCTTTTCTTGCAGGTTTTTTTGTGCTGGCTCCTATGCCCTTGGGTGTGGTCATGGCCCAAAAACTTGCCCCGGGCTCCAGGGCCATGGCAGCCAGTCTGATGATGGGACTGGCCTACGGGCTTGGCGGTGTCATCTCCCCGGGCGTCGGCTGGCTGGCTGACATTTTCGGACTGACCATCGTACTTAAATGCACTGCATTTATCCCCCTGGTCTGCCTGCTACCCATTGCCATGTTTCCCAAAATAAAATAG
- a CDS encoding cobalamin-dependent protein (Presence of a B(12) (cobalamin)-binding domain implies dependence on cobalamin itself, in one of its several forms, or in some unusual lineages, dependence on a cobalamin-like analog.), which produces MPDVVLIAPPIREFYLTQKRTIPYGLACIAKQLEQAKISCTIIDALARNKSKIIEYPEGFDHLIPHYGRTDVTLFSLFHLFRHFGYSFEHIANLVRREKPFLVGISALFTPYWNQALDTAKAVKRFCPNTFIVLGGHHVTQFPKACLEHKEIDFIIQGEGEMPMVHLAQLIKKQAAYAMPCADELKKIKGIGFRHKNNITLNPPVWSDSPHGLDQNALDKIDWGFYQRNKKSAITIVASRGCPFSCSYCAVSAAGNSGRFRMREVSDVLDEIKLQARSKQIGFIDFEDENLTLKKSWVLELLAGVQEIFTGQDVELRAMNGLFPPSLDMEILTAMKASGFKTLNLSVGSFCATQLERFKRPDVRKANDRVLEMARDLDMDCVSYLLGAAPGQTATTTLNDLLTLAPKRTIVGLSIYYPAPGSTDYALCEAQRLLPHDFTLMRSTAFPVVDTTSRIEAVTLLRLARILNFLKSYVDQHGVLPDPLDAGEITAMENACHENMDRGEASTLLMQMFLTDAIPRGMDHQGHIYHHPHSTDLCKIFMQRLQDITVCGAVRSSSPAADLISGSTNISR; this is translated from the coding sequence ATGCCGGATGTTGTATTAATTGCTCCGCCCATCCGGGAATTTTATCTGACCCAAAAGCGGACTATTCCCTATGGGCTGGCCTGTATCGCCAAACAGCTGGAACAGGCCAAGATTTCATGCACGATCATTGACGCCCTTGCACGAAATAAATCAAAGATCATTGAATATCCGGAAGGCTTTGACCACCTGATTCCCCACTACGGGCGAACGGACGTCACACTTTTTTCCCTGTTTCACCTTTTCCGGCACTTTGGTTACAGCTTCGAGCATATTGCCAACCTGGTCAGACGGGAAAAACCATTTTTAGTCGGCATATCCGCCCTGTTCACCCCCTATTGGAACCAGGCTCTGGACACAGCAAAGGCGGTAAAACGATTCTGCCCCAACACCTTTATTGTGCTTGGCGGCCATCATGTCACCCAGTTCCCCAAGGCGTGCCTTGAACATAAGGAAATCGATTTTATTATCCAGGGCGAGGGTGAAATGCCCATGGTTCACCTGGCGCAGCTGATAAAAAAACAAGCGGCTTACGCCATGCCCTGTGCAGATGAATTAAAAAAAATTAAGGGGATAGGATTCAGGCACAAAAATAATATCACGCTGAATCCGCCTGTATGGTCCGACTCGCCCCATGGTCTTGACCAAAATGCGTTGGATAAAATTGACTGGGGCTTTTACCAGCGCAATAAAAAAAGCGCCATCACCATCGTGGCTTCCAGAGGATGTCCTTTCTCCTGTTCCTATTGCGCGGTATCAGCGGCCGGAAATTCCGGGCGTTTTAGGATGCGGGAGGTTTCGGATGTGCTTGATGAAATTAAATTGCAGGCAAGATCCAAACAAATTGGATTTATTGATTTTGAGGATGAAAATCTAACCCTTAAAAAATCTTGGGTATTGGAACTTTTAGCCGGCGTCCAGGAGATATTTACGGGACAAGATGTTGAACTACGGGCCATGAACGGACTATTCCCTCCATCCCTTGACATGGAAATCCTTACAGCGATGAAAGCGTCCGGGTTTAAAACCCTGAACCTGTCCGTGGGCTCTTTTTGCGCAACCCAATTAGAAAGGTTTAAACGTCCGGACGTAAGAAAAGCCAATGACAGGGTGTTGGAGATGGCCAGGGATTTGGATATGGATTGCGTCTCTTATCTGCTTGGGGCCGCTCCCGGCCAGACAGCGACCACCACGTTGAACGATCTTTTGACACTTGCACCCAAAAGAACCATTGTCGGCCTCTCCATTTACTATCCTGCCCCAGGCTCCACCGATTATGCCCTGTGCGAAGCACAGCGGTTGCTGCCCCATGATTTTACCTTAATGCGCTCCACAGCCTTCCCCGTGGTCGATACGACGTCCAGAATAGAAGCGGTAACGCTGTTACGACTGGCAAGAATCCTGAATTTTCTTAAATCCTATGTAGATCAACATGGTGTTTTGCCAGATCCCTTGGATGCCGGCGAAATTACAGCCATGGAAAATGCCTGCCATGAAAATATGGATAGAGGCGAGGCCAGCACTCTTTTAATGCAAATGTTCCTAACAGATGCCATTCCCAGGGGGATGGATCACCAAGGCCACATCTATCACCATCCCCACAGTACTGATTTATGTAAAATATTCATGCAAAGACTTCAAGATATCACCGTCTGCGGCGCTGTTCGGTCTTCTTCCCCAGCTGCAGATCTTATTTCGGGATCCACGAACATTTCTCGCTGA
- the pyk gene encoding pyruvate kinase: protein MKRRKTKIVATISSLNCSVEFIETLYNAGMNVVRLNTAHMSHDDAMLVIENTRKVSDKIGILLDTKGPEIRTCDAKEPLSVASGDLIRIKGEAGGISQGNEICVSYPQFVDDVPVGSSILIDDGCIALKVKDKADGYLNCFVENAGVIYPRKSVNIPSVHVKLPALSEKDRGFIAFAAEQDLDFIAHSFVRNKEDVLAVQSILDEKKSSIKIIAKIENAQGVKNLREILEYAYGVMVARGDLAVEIPTERIPLIQKDIVQTCIELRRPVIVATQMLHSMIKSPRPTRAEVSDVANACLDHTDALMLSGETANGQYPEEAVLTMARIAQEVELKRSSFIDVPYSSHGNLTDYLAKAAVKSSLRLNTRGIVADSLSGKTILALAAYRGDSPIFAQVYDKRVMRILSLSFGVFAEYIPLGDNPRESLTSSICRLIADQNFNDEDLIIVLSGSFGPERGASYVEIGKAENFSEKCSWIPK, encoded by the coding sequence TTGAAAAGGCGTAAAACAAAAATTGTGGCAACCATATCCAGCTTGAATTGTTCAGTGGAATTCATTGAAACTCTTTATAATGCGGGAATGAATGTGGTGCGCTTGAATACGGCCCACATGAGCCATGACGATGCCATGCTGGTTATTGAAAATACCCGCAAGGTATCGGATAAGATCGGCATTCTTTTAGACACCAAGGGCCCTGAAATCAGGACCTGTGATGCCAAAGAGCCTTTGTCTGTGGCCTCCGGAGACTTAATTCGCATCAAAGGTGAGGCCGGCGGGATTTCCCAGGGCAATGAGATCTGCGTTTCCTACCCCCAGTTTGTGGATGATGTACCGGTGGGGTCTTCCATCCTCATTGATGACGGATGCATTGCCCTGAAAGTGAAGGACAAGGCAGATGGGTATCTCAACTGTTTCGTGGAAAATGCAGGGGTCATTTACCCCAGAAAAAGTGTTAATATCCCGTCTGTTCATGTGAAATTGCCGGCGCTGAGCGAAAAGGACAGGGGGTTCATCGCCTTTGCCGCAGAACAGGACCTTGACTTTATTGCCCACTCCTTTGTCCGGAACAAAGAGGACGTCCTGGCGGTTCAAAGCATTCTTGATGAAAAAAAATCTTCAATCAAAATTATTGCTAAAATTGAGAATGCCCAGGGGGTAAAGAATCTTCGGGAAATTCTGGAGTATGCCTATGGGGTGATGGTGGCCCGGGGGGATCTGGCCGTTGAAATCCCGACCGAAAGGATTCCGCTCATCCAAAAAGATATTGTTCAAACCTGTATTGAACTTAGGCGGCCTGTGATTGTCGCGACCCAGATGCTGCATTCCATGATTAAATCACCACGCCCCACAAGGGCTGAAGTGTCTGATGTTGCCAATGCCTGCCTGGATCATACCGATGCCTTGATGCTGTCCGGAGAGACCGCTAATGGCCAGTATCCTGAAGAGGCCGTGTTGACCATGGCCCGGATTGCCCAGGAGGTGGAGTTAAAAAGAAGCTCCTTCATTGACGTCCCCTATTCAAGTCATGGCAACCTGACGGACTATCTTGCCAAGGCCGCGGTCAAATCATCCCTGCGTCTGAACACCAGGGGAATTGTGGCCGATTCGCTTTCCGGGAAAACCATTTTGGCCCTGGCCGCCTATCGGGGGGACAGTCCGATTTTCGCCCAGGTCTACGATAAACGGGTGATGCGTATTCTCTCTTTGTCCTTTGGTGTGTTTGCCGAATACATACCACTTGGCGACAATCCAAGGGAATCGCTGACAAGTTCCATCTGCCGGTTAATTGCAGACCAGAATTTTAATGATGAGGACCTTATTATTGTGCTTTCCGGCAGTTTCGGTCCTGAACGCGGTGCGTCTTATGTTGAAATTGGCAAAGCAGAAAATTTCAGCGAGAAATGTTCGTGGATCCCGAAATAA